One genomic segment of Clavelina lepadiformis chromosome 3, kaClaLepa1.1, whole genome shotgun sequence includes these proteins:
- the LOC143449837 gene encoding uncharacterized protein LOC143449837: MDKLVITNFKLAGAILSRKHGLATFVHDQLSWTLEEQSPAQSELEWLCVDITGYKIINIYKPPPLRLTPSAIPVFPHPSLYVSDFNSHHTDWGYNTTNNDGESLAAWAANNNLTLLHDPKGAASFFSGRWNTGTNPDLAFASMGSESRHPHRRVLEKFPRSQHRPSLVTAPKLALPVPSKRVKRWNFRKANWKRYGFHTKKATKRLPPPHTIHVDEAYQDFCDAITSAAKKSIPRGRRKIYIPCWCSRWVFCLFVAGWRSHDAPSTCL; the protein is encoded by the coding sequence ATGGATAAGTTGGTAATAACCAACTTCAAACTCGCAGGCGCAATCCTCAGCAGGAAACACGGCCTCGCCACGTTTGTCCATGATCAACTGAGCTGGACCCTAGAAGAACAATCCCCAGCCCAATCGGAACTCGAGTGGCTCTGTGTAGACATAACAGGCTACAAGATCATCAATATCTACAAGCCCCCACCCTTGCGACTTACACCATCAGCCATACCAGTGTTCCCCCACCCCAGCCTCTACGTCAGCGACTTCAATAGCCACCACACGGACTGGGGTTACAACACAACCAACAACGACGGAGAAAGCCTGGCTGCCTGGGCAGCCAATAACAACCTCACCCTACTCCACGATCCTAAGGGTGCTGCTAGCTTCTTCTCCGGGCGTTGGAACACTGGTACAAACCCAGACCTGGCATTCGCAAGTATGGGCTCCGAGAGTCGACACCCGCACAGACGCGTGCTAGAGAAGTTCCCTAGGTCCCAACATCGACCCTCGCTTGTCACCGCCCCCAAACTCGCATTGCCTGTCCCGAGCAAGCGGGTTAAGCGTTGGAACTTCAGAAAGGCCAATTGGAAACGCTACGGCTTCCATACAAAAAAAGCCACTAAGCGTCTACCTCCCCCACACACCATCCATGTGGACGAAGCCTACCAGGATTTCTGCGACGCAATAACATCTGCGGCAAAAAAATCCATCCCCCGCGGCCGACGGAAGATCTACATACCGTGCTGGTGTAGCCGTtgggtgttttgtttgtttgtcgcTGGATGGCGCTCTCACGATGCTCCCAGCACATGTTTATAA
- the LOC143448280 gene encoding uncharacterized protein LOC143448280 isoform X1, which produces MGGAVSAGENNDELIDNLKDADYIISDEIEEIFRAVDRGAFFLKEHRESAYHDMAWKHEHLHISAPCIYSKVMSSLDLKPGLSFLNIGSGTGYLSTMVGLTLGINGINHGIELHEDVVEYARAKVKEFMIKSHAFDKYTFCMPEFVVGNCLHLSPDIPGYDRIYCGAACPAEYESFMKNLLNINGLLVMPFNDQLQVIKRCSQTKWESRNILVVNFASLAVPSEEDRSVAILPQRDPQSLRSMCRACIRKVLSKNFHTGSNRRYNKKLRTDSTGPYIYTEIGITAGGREARIRSRRLPEPVSSNSDSDIDMSVDHADNTTDRTKGTDQEDSDREKKKYPEKKRSSILNVATNTLETIGDDQDRRSSLTPSSSNRTSSSQSSRHSARGDDSSSSSSSLRKSKGSRETRPSRNDRDDADDSSSAKLKRARRGWAYIRHRFKNRKTEKSVFSSKQSNSKNISKKNEQSTSAAQQSDSDVPHHSDSDDPDPPVHQVSIHVRSDATSLRSFLVGMSTRMNSSLTSPLSRERVRDILLGPQRQEEEMQRLPYRVDDDDDVYSARDDDPLPDRFRIAVFKLPIPEMIKQYLLFYRVPN; this is translated from the exons ATGGGGGGTGCAGTAAGTGCTGGAGAGAACAATGATGAACTGATTGACAATTTGAAGGATGCAGATTATATTATCTCAGATGAG ATTGAAGAAATATTTCGTGCAGTGGACCGCGgtgcatttttcttgaaagaaCACAGGGAATCTGCTTACca TGATATGGCTTGGAAACACGAACATCTTCATATATCGGCCCCATGCATATATTCAAAAGTAATGTCATCGCTTGACCTTAAGCCGGGCTTGTCCTTTCTTAATATTGGGAGTGGCACTGGTTATCTCAGTACTATGGTAGGACTCACACTTG GAATAAATGGTATAAACCATGGTATTGAACTGCATGAGGATGTGGTGGAATATGCAAGAGCAAAAGTGAAAGAATTTATGATCAAGTCTCATGCCTTTGACAA GTATACATTCTGCATGCCTGAATTTGTGGTGGGCAACTGTCTACACCTATCCCCAG ATATCCCTGGTTATGATCGAATATATTGTGGAGCAGCATGCCCTGCGGAATATGAATCATTTATGAAAAACCTGTTGAATATTAACGGACTCTTGGTGATGCCTTTTAATGATCAG cTTCAAGTGATAAAGAGATGTAGCCAGACCAAGTGGGAATCAAGAAATATCCTTGTTGTCAATTTTGCAAGTTTGGCTGTTCCTTCTGAGGAAGACAGGAGTGTTGCAATCCTTC CTCAAAGGGACCCTCAGTCACTGAGATCTATGTGTCGTGCCTGCATACGGAAAGTCCTCAGCAAGAACTTTCATACCGGCTCAAATAGAAGATACAATAAGAAGCTGAGGACAGATTCAACTGGTCCTTATATCTATACAGAAATAGGCATTACTG CTGGTGGAAGAGAAGCTCGTATAAGGTCTAGGAGATTACCAGAACCCGTTTCAAGCAACAGTGATTCTGATATAGACATGTCAG TTGACCATGCTGATAATACCACAGATCGCACGAAGGGTACTGATCAGGAAGATTCAGACAGAGAGAAGAAGAAATATCCTGAAAAA AAACGAAGCAGCATTTTGAATGTGGCAACTAATACACTTGAAACAATCGGAGATGACCAGGATAGAAGATCAAGTCTAACTCCATCATCAT CAAACCGAACGTCATCTTCCCAATCAAGTCGTCACTCAGCTAGAGGAGACGATTCTTCCAGTTCTTCGTCATCACTTCGCAAAAGTAAGGGCAGTAGAGAAACAAGACCGAGTAGGAACGACCGAGACGATGCTGATGACAGTAGCAGTGCTAAGTTGAAGC GTGCCAGACGTGGATGGGCTTACATCCGACATCGATTTAAAAATCGGAAAACTGAAAAATCAGTATTTTCTTCAAAGCAAAGTAATTCCaagaacatttcaaaaaagaa CGAGCAAAGCACAAGTGCAGCACAACAGTCAGATTCTGATGTACCCCACCACTCTGATTCGG ATGATCCGGATCCTCCTGTCCACCAAGTGTCAATCCATGTGAGATCAGATGCAACGTCGCTTCGTTCGTTTTTGGTTGGCATGTCAACCCGTATGAACAGCTCGTTAACCAGTCCCTTATCACGAGAGAGAGTGAGAGATATTCTCCTTGGTCCGCAAAGACAGGAGGAAGAAATGCAGAGACTCCCATATAgagttgatgatgatgatgatgtttATAGTGCGAGGGACGATGATCCTCTGCCTGATCGGTTTCGTATCGCTGTCTTCAAGCTTCCTATACCTGAAATGATCAAGCAGTATCTCTTGTTTTACCGGGTGCCAAACTGA
- the LOC143448280 gene encoding protein-L-isoaspartate O-methyltransferase domain-containing protein 2-like isoform X3, whose product MGGAVSAGENNDELIDNLKDADYIISDEIEEIFRAVDRGAFFLKEHRESAYHDMAWKHEHLHISAPCIYSKVMSSLDLKPGLSFLNIGSGTGYLSTMVGLTLGINGINHGIELHEDVVEYARAKVKEFMIKSHAFDKYTFCMPEFVVGNCLHLSPDIPGYDRIYCGAACPAEYESFMKNLLNINGLLVMPFNDQLQVIKRCSQTKWESRNILVVNFASLAVPSEEDRSVAILPQRDPQSLRSMCRACIRKVLSKNFHTGSNRRYNKKLRTDSTGPYIYTEIGITAGGREARIRSRRLPEPVSSNSDSDIDMSVDHADNTTDRTKGTDQEDSDREKKKYPEKKRSSILNVATNTLETIGDDQDRRSSLTPSSSNRTSSSQSSRHSARGDDSSSSSSSLRKSARRGWAYIRHRFKNRKTEKSVFSSKQSNSKNISKKNEQSTSAAQQSDSDVPHHSDSDDPDPPVHQVSIHVRSDATSLRSFLVGMSTRMNSSLTSPLSRERVRDILLGPQRQEEEMQRLPYRVDDDDDVYSARDDDPLPDRFRIAVFKLPIPEMIKQYLLFYRVPN is encoded by the exons ATGGGGGGTGCAGTAAGTGCTGGAGAGAACAATGATGAACTGATTGACAATTTGAAGGATGCAGATTATATTATCTCAGATGAG ATTGAAGAAATATTTCGTGCAGTGGACCGCGgtgcatttttcttgaaagaaCACAGGGAATCTGCTTACca TGATATGGCTTGGAAACACGAACATCTTCATATATCGGCCCCATGCATATATTCAAAAGTAATGTCATCGCTTGACCTTAAGCCGGGCTTGTCCTTTCTTAATATTGGGAGTGGCACTGGTTATCTCAGTACTATGGTAGGACTCACACTTG GAATAAATGGTATAAACCATGGTATTGAACTGCATGAGGATGTGGTGGAATATGCAAGAGCAAAAGTGAAAGAATTTATGATCAAGTCTCATGCCTTTGACAA GTATACATTCTGCATGCCTGAATTTGTGGTGGGCAACTGTCTACACCTATCCCCAG ATATCCCTGGTTATGATCGAATATATTGTGGAGCAGCATGCCCTGCGGAATATGAATCATTTATGAAAAACCTGTTGAATATTAACGGACTCTTGGTGATGCCTTTTAATGATCAG cTTCAAGTGATAAAGAGATGTAGCCAGACCAAGTGGGAATCAAGAAATATCCTTGTTGTCAATTTTGCAAGTTTGGCTGTTCCTTCTGAGGAAGACAGGAGTGTTGCAATCCTTC CTCAAAGGGACCCTCAGTCACTGAGATCTATGTGTCGTGCCTGCATACGGAAAGTCCTCAGCAAGAACTTTCATACCGGCTCAAATAGAAGATACAATAAGAAGCTGAGGACAGATTCAACTGGTCCTTATATCTATACAGAAATAGGCATTACTG CTGGTGGAAGAGAAGCTCGTATAAGGTCTAGGAGATTACCAGAACCCGTTTCAAGCAACAGTGATTCTGATATAGACATGTCAG TTGACCATGCTGATAATACCACAGATCGCACGAAGGGTACTGATCAGGAAGATTCAGACAGAGAGAAGAAGAAATATCCTGAAAAA AAACGAAGCAGCATTTTGAATGTGGCAACTAATACACTTGAAACAATCGGAGATGACCAGGATAGAAGATCAAGTCTAACTCCATCATCAT CAAACCGAACGTCATCTTCCCAATCAAGTCGTCACTCAGCTAGAGGAGACGATTCTTCCAGTTCTTCGTCATCACTTCGCAAAA GTGCCAGACGTGGATGGGCTTACATCCGACATCGATTTAAAAATCGGAAAACTGAAAAATCAGTATTTTCTTCAAAGCAAAGTAATTCCaagaacatttcaaaaaagaa CGAGCAAAGCACAAGTGCAGCACAACAGTCAGATTCTGATGTACCCCACCACTCTGATTCGG ATGATCCGGATCCTCCTGTCCACCAAGTGTCAATCCATGTGAGATCAGATGCAACGTCGCTTCGTTCGTTTTTGGTTGGCATGTCAACCCGTATGAACAGCTCGTTAACCAGTCCCTTATCACGAGAGAGAGTGAGAGATATTCTCCTTGGTCCGCAAAGACAGGAGGAAGAAATGCAGAGACTCCCATATAgagttgatgatgatgatgatgtttATAGTGCGAGGGACGATGATCCTCTGCCTGATCGGTTTCGTATCGCTGTCTTCAAGCTTCCTATACCTGAAATGATCAAGCAGTATCTCTTGTTTTACCGGGTGCCAAACTGA
- the LOC143448280 gene encoding uncharacterized protein LOC143448280 isoform X2, translating to MGGAVSAGENNDELIDNLKDADYIISDEIEEIFRAVDRGAFFLKEHRESAYHDMAWKHEHLHISAPCIYSKVMSSLDLKPGLSFLNIGSGTGYLSTMVGLTLGINGINHGIELHEDVVEYARAKVKEFMIKSHAFDKYTFCMPEFVVGNCLHLSPDIPGYDRIYCGAACPAEYESFMKNLLNINGLLVMPFNDQLQVIKRCSQTKWESRNILVVNFASLAVPSEEDRSVAILPQRDPQSLRSMCRACIRKVLSKNFHTGSNRRYNKKLRTDSTAGGREARIRSRRLPEPVSSNSDSDIDMSVDHADNTTDRTKGTDQEDSDREKKKYPEKKRSSILNVATNTLETIGDDQDRRSSLTPSSSNRTSSSQSSRHSARGDDSSSSSSSLRKSKGSRETRPSRNDRDDADDSSSAKLKRARRGWAYIRHRFKNRKTEKSVFSSKQSNSKNISKKNEQSTSAAQQSDSDVPHHSDSDDPDPPVHQVSIHVRSDATSLRSFLVGMSTRMNSSLTSPLSRERVRDILLGPQRQEEEMQRLPYRVDDDDDVYSARDDDPLPDRFRIAVFKLPIPEMIKQYLLFYRVPN from the exons ATGGGGGGTGCAGTAAGTGCTGGAGAGAACAATGATGAACTGATTGACAATTTGAAGGATGCAGATTATATTATCTCAGATGAG ATTGAAGAAATATTTCGTGCAGTGGACCGCGgtgcatttttcttgaaagaaCACAGGGAATCTGCTTACca TGATATGGCTTGGAAACACGAACATCTTCATATATCGGCCCCATGCATATATTCAAAAGTAATGTCATCGCTTGACCTTAAGCCGGGCTTGTCCTTTCTTAATATTGGGAGTGGCACTGGTTATCTCAGTACTATGGTAGGACTCACACTTG GAATAAATGGTATAAACCATGGTATTGAACTGCATGAGGATGTGGTGGAATATGCAAGAGCAAAAGTGAAAGAATTTATGATCAAGTCTCATGCCTTTGACAA GTATACATTCTGCATGCCTGAATTTGTGGTGGGCAACTGTCTACACCTATCCCCAG ATATCCCTGGTTATGATCGAATATATTGTGGAGCAGCATGCCCTGCGGAATATGAATCATTTATGAAAAACCTGTTGAATATTAACGGACTCTTGGTGATGCCTTTTAATGATCAG cTTCAAGTGATAAAGAGATGTAGCCAGACCAAGTGGGAATCAAGAAATATCCTTGTTGTCAATTTTGCAAGTTTGGCTGTTCCTTCTGAGGAAGACAGGAGTGTTGCAATCCTTC CTCAAAGGGACCCTCAGTCACTGAGATCTATGTGTCGTGCCTGCATACGGAAAGTCCTCAGCAAGAACTTTCATACCGGCTCAAATAGAAGATACAATAAGAAGCTGAGGACAGATTCAACTG CTGGTGGAAGAGAAGCTCGTATAAGGTCTAGGAGATTACCAGAACCCGTTTCAAGCAACAGTGATTCTGATATAGACATGTCAG TTGACCATGCTGATAATACCACAGATCGCACGAAGGGTACTGATCAGGAAGATTCAGACAGAGAGAAGAAGAAATATCCTGAAAAA AAACGAAGCAGCATTTTGAATGTGGCAACTAATACACTTGAAACAATCGGAGATGACCAGGATAGAAGATCAAGTCTAACTCCATCATCAT CAAACCGAACGTCATCTTCCCAATCAAGTCGTCACTCAGCTAGAGGAGACGATTCTTCCAGTTCTTCGTCATCACTTCGCAAAAGTAAGGGCAGTAGAGAAACAAGACCGAGTAGGAACGACCGAGACGATGCTGATGACAGTAGCAGTGCTAAGTTGAAGC GTGCCAGACGTGGATGGGCTTACATCCGACATCGATTTAAAAATCGGAAAACTGAAAAATCAGTATTTTCTTCAAAGCAAAGTAATTCCaagaacatttcaaaaaagaa CGAGCAAAGCACAAGTGCAGCACAACAGTCAGATTCTGATGTACCCCACCACTCTGATTCGG ATGATCCGGATCCTCCTGTCCACCAAGTGTCAATCCATGTGAGATCAGATGCAACGTCGCTTCGTTCGTTTTTGGTTGGCATGTCAACCCGTATGAACAGCTCGTTAACCAGTCCCTTATCACGAGAGAGAGTGAGAGATATTCTCCTTGGTCCGCAAAGACAGGAGGAAGAAATGCAGAGACTCCCATATAgagttgatgatgatgatgatgtttATAGTGCGAGGGACGATGATCCTCTGCCTGATCGGTTTCGTATCGCTGTCTTCAAGCTTCCTATACCTGAAATGATCAAGCAGTATCTCTTGTTTTACCGGGTGCCAAACTGA
- the LOC143448281 gene encoding ribonucleoside-diphosphate reductase subunit M2-like isoform X2: METKLLAQKTSKRILGEVQNTLSPMTMERKAFKTETIKENKPNQTATQVEPLLRENPQRFVIFPIQYHDIWQMYKKAEASFWTVEEVDLSKDLLHWNALKPDERTFVKHVLAFFAASDGIVNENLVERFAQEVQVTEARFFYGFQIAIENIHSEMYSLLINTYVRDRNEREYLFNAIETMPCVRKKADWALRWINDKNASFAERVIAFASVEGIFFSGSFAAIFWLKKRGLMPGLTFSNELISRDEGLHCDFACLMFKHLVNKPSEERVAEIVKDAVKIEQEFLTDALPVALIGMNNKLMKQYIEFVADRLLVELGCSKVFNSENPFDFMELISLEGKTNFFEKRVGEYQKAGVMAKAEDMKFTLDADF, from the exons ATGGAAACGAAGCTGCTGGCTCAGAAAACTAGCAAACGGATACTTGGTGAAGTGCAGAACACACTTTCACCAATGACAATGGAGAGAAAAGCTTTCAAGACCGAaacaattaaagaaaacaagcCAAACCAG ACTGCAACTCAAGTCGAACCTCTTTTACGTGAAAATCCTCAGCGATTTGTGATCTTTCCTATTCAATATCATGACATTTGGCAAATGTACAAGAAGGCAGAGGCGTCGTTTTGGACTGTTGAAGAG GTTGACCTTAGCAAGGACTTATTGCACTGGAATGCACTCAAGCCTGATGAACGAACATTTGTTAAGCATGTTCTTGCATTTTTCGCCGCCTCAGATGGGATTGTTAATGAAAACCTG gtgGAACGTTTTGCTCAAGAAGTGCAGGTTACTGAAGCGAGATTCTTTTATGGATTTCAAATTGCCATTGAGAACATTCATTCTGAAATGTATTCGTTGCTGATCAACACTTACGTTCGTGATCGCAATGAAAG AGAGTATCTCTTCAACGCTATTGAAACTATGCCTTGTGTGAGGAAGAAGGCAGATTGGGCTCTTCGATGGATAAATGATAAGAATGCATCTTTTGCTGAAAGAGTGATTGCATTCGCTTCTGTGGAAGGCATCTTTTTCAGTGGATCATTTGCAGCAATCTTTTGGTTGAAAAAACGAGGTCTCATGCCCGGGCTGACCTTTTCTAATGAACTCATCAGTAGAGATGAG GGTCTTCACTGTGATTTTGCTTGCCTCATGTTTAAACACTTGGTAAACAAGCCAAGTGAAGAAAGGGTTGCAGAAATAGTGAAGGATGCGGTGAAAATCGAACAG GAGTTCCTGACGGATGCTCTCCCAGTTGCACTCATTGGAATGAACAACAAGCTGATGAAGCAGTACATTGAATTTGTTGCCGATCGTCTATTGGTTGAATTAGGGTGCTCAAAG GTCTTCAACTCTGAAAATCCTTTTGACTTCATGGAATTGATATCATTGGAAGGAAAGACTAATTTCTTTGAAAAGCGAGTTGGTGAATATCAGAAAGCTGGCGTCATGGCAAAGGCAGAAGACATGAAGTTTACACTAGACGctgatttttaa
- the LOC143448281 gene encoding ribonucleoside-diphosphate reductase subunit M2 B-like isoform X1 has product MYSPRKDENLNRMLKKARINENSFGVMETKLLAQKTSKRILGEVQNTLSPMTMERKAFKTETIKENKPNQTATQVEPLLRENPQRFVIFPIQYHDIWQMYKKAEASFWTVEEVDLSKDLLHWNALKPDERTFVKHVLAFFAASDGIVNENLVERFAQEVQVTEARFFYGFQIAIENIHSEMYSLLINTYVRDRNEREYLFNAIETMPCVRKKADWALRWINDKNASFAERVIAFASVEGIFFSGSFAAIFWLKKRGLMPGLTFSNELISRDEGLHCDFACLMFKHLVNKPSEERVAEIVKDAVKIEQEFLTDALPVALIGMNNKLMKQYIEFVADRLLVELGCSKVFNSENPFDFMELISLEGKTNFFEKRVGEYQKAGVMAKAEDMKFTLDADF; this is encoded by the exons ATGTATTCACCAAGAAAAGACGAAAATTTGAACCGAATGCTGAAGAAAGCACGGATTAATGAAAACTCT TTTGGTGTGATGGAAACGAAGCTGCTGGCTCAGAAAACTAGCAAACGGATACTTGGTGAAGTGCAGAACACACTTTCACCAATGACAATGGAGAGAAAAGCTTTCAAGACCGAaacaattaaagaaaacaagcCAAACCAG ACTGCAACTCAAGTCGAACCTCTTTTACGTGAAAATCCTCAGCGATTTGTGATCTTTCCTATTCAATATCATGACATTTGGCAAATGTACAAGAAGGCAGAGGCGTCGTTTTGGACTGTTGAAGAG GTTGACCTTAGCAAGGACTTATTGCACTGGAATGCACTCAAGCCTGATGAACGAACATTTGTTAAGCATGTTCTTGCATTTTTCGCCGCCTCAGATGGGATTGTTAATGAAAACCTG gtgGAACGTTTTGCTCAAGAAGTGCAGGTTACTGAAGCGAGATTCTTTTATGGATTTCAAATTGCCATTGAGAACATTCATTCTGAAATGTATTCGTTGCTGATCAACACTTACGTTCGTGATCGCAATGAAAG AGAGTATCTCTTCAACGCTATTGAAACTATGCCTTGTGTGAGGAAGAAGGCAGATTGGGCTCTTCGATGGATAAATGATAAGAATGCATCTTTTGCTGAAAGAGTGATTGCATTCGCTTCTGTGGAAGGCATCTTTTTCAGTGGATCATTTGCAGCAATCTTTTGGTTGAAAAAACGAGGTCTCATGCCCGGGCTGACCTTTTCTAATGAACTCATCAGTAGAGATGAG GGTCTTCACTGTGATTTTGCTTGCCTCATGTTTAAACACTTGGTAAACAAGCCAAGTGAAGAAAGGGTTGCAGAAATAGTGAAGGATGCGGTGAAAATCGAACAG GAGTTCCTGACGGATGCTCTCCCAGTTGCACTCATTGGAATGAACAACAAGCTGATGAAGCAGTACATTGAATTTGTTGCCGATCGTCTATTGGTTGAATTAGGGTGCTCAAAG GTCTTCAACTCTGAAAATCCTTTTGACTTCATGGAATTGATATCATTGGAAGGAAAGACTAATTTCTTTGAAAAGCGAGTTGGTGAATATCAGAAAGCTGGCGTCATGGCAAAGGCAGAAGACATGAAGTTTACACTAGACGctgatttttaa